A stretch of the Actinotalea sp. JY-7876 genome encodes the following:
- a CDS encoding amidohydrolase produces the protein MASTLYRNGVIHSAADPFAEAVLVADGQVAWLGSEATVHTVLDGVDEVVDLDGALVTPAFVDAHVHVLQTGGALRSVDLGAGSGVATLAAALGTVADAARRARDLGPSSPLVGRGWDETSWPENRPPTREELDRVGEGAPVVLLRTDVHSAVVSSSFARVAGCDTLPGWRHDGLVTGEALDRAMTVVNAGMRADRDALHRAALEAAAAAGIASVHEHSMPSSDELDDLVRLLEISRDPAGGLPLVVGYRAELCATEDDARSLLAQVPGLTGIGGDLCVDGSFGSRTAALRAPYADLAPGAAGASGELYLSAEEVAAHLAAVGRAGKHAAFHVIGDRAMEEVLQGFELAADAEGSIAVRGGRHRIEHAEMVDARALAAMVLFGVVASVQPAFDARWGHPGGMYARRLGATRAAGLNPLADLAAAGVPLALGSDSPVTPFDPWGAVRAAIEHHDPGQRVSARAAFRAHTRGGWRAAGLDHTGAGEIRLGAPATLAVWRADSLAVQAPDGRVAAWSTDPRAGTPLLPELGPDVAPPRCLRTLRDGVVLHDELG, from the coding sequence GTGGCCAGCACCCTCTACCGCAACGGCGTCATCCACTCCGCGGCCGACCCGTTCGCCGAGGCCGTCCTCGTCGCCGACGGGCAGGTCGCGTGGCTCGGCAGCGAGGCGACCGTCCACACGGTCCTCGACGGGGTCGACGAGGTGGTCGACCTCGACGGTGCGCTCGTGACGCCCGCCTTCGTCGACGCGCACGTGCACGTCCTCCAGACCGGCGGCGCGCTGCGGTCCGTGGATCTCGGCGCCGGATCGGGCGTCGCGACCCTCGCGGCGGCGCTCGGCACGGTCGCGGACGCGGCCCGGCGCGCGCGCGACCTCGGTCCCTCCTCACCCCTGGTGGGGCGCGGCTGGGACGAGACGTCGTGGCCGGAGAACCGCCCGCCGACGCGTGAGGAGCTCGACCGGGTGGGCGAGGGCGCGCCCGTCGTGCTCCTGCGCACGGACGTCCACTCGGCCGTGGTCTCCTCGTCGTTCGCGCGCGTGGCCGGGTGCGACACGCTGCCGGGGTGGCGCCACGACGGCCTCGTGACGGGGGAGGCCCTCGACCGCGCCATGACGGTGGTCAACGCCGGCATGCGCGCGGACCGCGATGCCCTGCACCGGGCCGCGCTGGAGGCCGCGGCCGCAGCGGGGATCGCCTCGGTGCACGAGCACAGCATGCCGAGCAGCGACGAGCTCGACGACCTCGTGCGGCTGCTCGAGATCTCGCGCGACCCCGCCGGCGGCCTGCCGCTCGTCGTCGGCTACCGGGCCGAGCTCTGCGCGACCGAGGACGACGCCCGCTCGCTCCTGGCACAGGTGCCCGGACTGACCGGCATCGGCGGCGACCTGTGCGTCGACGGGTCCTTCGGCTCCCGCACGGCGGCTCTCCGCGCCCCGTACGCGGACCTGGCGCCGGGCGCCGCGGGGGCGAGCGGGGAGCTCTACCTGAGCGCCGAGGAGGTCGCGGCCCACCTCGCGGCCGTCGGCCGGGCCGGGAAGCACGCCGCCTTCCACGTCATCGGCGACCGCGCCATGGAGGAGGTGCTGCAGGGCTTCGAGCTCGCCGCCGACGCGGAGGGCTCCATCGCCGTCCGGGGCGGGCGGCACCGGATCGAGCACGCGGAGATGGTCGACGCCCGCGCGCTCGCCGCCATGGTGCTCTTCGGCGTCGTCGCCAGCGTGCAGCCGGCGTTCGACGCCCGCTGGGGCCACCCGGGCGGCATGTACGCGCGCCGGCTCGGGGCGACGCGCGCCGCCGGGCTCAACCCCCTCGCCGACCTCGCGGCCGCCGGCGTGCCGCTCGCCCTCGGCTCCGACAGCCCGGTGACCCCGTTCGACCCGTGGGGTGCCGTGCGCGCGGCGATCGAGCACCACGACCCGGGGCAGCGCGTCTCGGCGCGCGCGGCGTTCCGGGCGCACACGCGCGGGGGGTGGCGCGCGGCGGGCCTGGACCACACGGGCGCCGGCGAGATCCGCCTCGGTGCGCCCGCGACGCTCGCCGTGTGGCGGGCCGACAGCCTCGCGGTCCAGGCACCGGACGGACGCGTCGCGGCGTGGAGCACGGACCCCCGCGCGGGTACGCCCTTGCTGCCGGAGCTGGGCCCCGACGTGGCGCCGCCGCGGTGCCTGCGGACGCTGCGCGACGGCGTCGTGCTGCACGACGAGCTCGGCTGA
- the lnt gene encoding apolipoprotein N-acyltransferase, translating into MPFAPPRRITSLILAVVAGLVCDASFPGLGLWPLSLVAVALLFIAFGRDSARWNFLVGLTFGLAFFLPHLTWIQGSVGEIPWAALSLVEAAFVGLVGAAWAWARRGAVIWSARRLQVPAFALIWVAAEEARQVLPFGGFPWGRLAFAHADSPLGRWAWAGGAPLVSLLVVVGGVIVAFALLALRRIDVGAASGYLIVAAALVGSGWLLPLGSAPDAGRLEVGAVQGNVPDRGLDSFQQAREVLDNHVAGTYALLDVVAPGDLDLVVWPENGSDIDPTVDEAAGAAVQGAARALDAPLLVGTQEFPADGGRLNMSQLWDPELGVVDRYAKQHPAPFAEYVPMRDVARRFSDAVDRVSTDMVPGQGVGLIELESPRLGRTVGLADVICFEVAYDGIVRDAVQAGGEVLLVQTNNATFGRSDESTQQLAMSRLRAMEHGRATIQISTVGVSGVITPNGVLTQTTGLFTAEQMVASLPLRTELTPATRYGDAIAWVLRVLGPITVVAGIAGARRIPRADRLAAADAPRTAQRVR; encoded by the coding sequence GTGCCCTTCGCCCCTCCCCGCCGGATCACCAGCCTGATCCTGGCCGTCGTGGCGGGCCTGGTGTGCGACGCGAGCTTCCCCGGCCTCGGGCTCTGGCCCCTGAGCCTCGTCGCCGTCGCCCTGCTGTTCATCGCCTTCGGGCGCGACAGCGCGCGCTGGAACTTCCTCGTCGGGCTGACCTTCGGCCTGGCGTTCTTCCTGCCCCACCTCACCTGGATCCAGGGCTCGGTGGGCGAGATCCCGTGGGCCGCCCTGTCCCTCGTCGAGGCAGCGTTCGTCGGCCTCGTGGGTGCCGCGTGGGCGTGGGCCCGGCGCGGTGCCGTCATCTGGTCGGCCCGGAGGCTCCAGGTCCCGGCGTTCGCGCTGATCTGGGTGGCCGCCGAGGAGGCGCGGCAGGTGCTGCCGTTCGGCGGCTTCCCCTGGGGACGGCTCGCCTTCGCCCACGCGGACTCGCCGCTCGGCCGTTGGGCGTGGGCGGGCGGTGCGCCGCTGGTCTCGCTGCTCGTCGTGGTCGGTGGCGTGATCGTGGCCTTCGCCCTCCTGGCGCTGCGCCGCATCGACGTCGGGGCCGCCAGCGGCTACCTCATCGTGGCGGCAGCGCTCGTGGGCAGCGGCTGGCTGCTGCCGCTGGGCTCGGCGCCCGACGCCGGCCGGCTCGAGGTGGGCGCCGTGCAGGGGAACGTGCCCGACCGAGGCCTGGACTCGTTCCAGCAGGCGCGCGAGGTGCTCGACAACCACGTCGCGGGGACGTACGCCCTGCTGGACGTCGTCGCGCCGGGAGACCTGGACCTGGTCGTCTGGCCCGAGAACGGCTCCGACATCGACCCGACCGTCGACGAGGCGGCCGGCGCCGCCGTGCAGGGAGCGGCCCGGGCGCTCGACGCGCCGCTGCTCGTCGGGACGCAGGAGTTCCCGGCCGACGGCGGTCGGCTCAACATGTCCCAGCTCTGGGACCCCGAGCTCGGCGTGGTGGACCGTTACGCGAAGCAGCACCCCGCGCCGTTCGCCGAGTACGTGCCCATGCGCGACGTCGCCCGCCGCTTCTCGGACGCGGTCGACCGCGTGAGCACGGACATGGTCCCCGGGCAGGGCGTCGGGCTCATCGAGCTGGAGTCCCCGCGCCTGGGCCGCACCGTCGGCCTCGCGGACGTCATCTGCTTCGAGGTCGCGTACGACGGCATCGTGCGCGACGCCGTCCAGGCCGGGGGAGAGGTGCTCCTCGTCCAGACGAACAACGCGACGTTCGGCCGCTCCGACGAGTCCACCCAGCAGCTCGCGATGAGCCGCCTGCGGGCCATGGAGCACGGGCGGGCCACCATCCAGATCTCCACCGTGGGTGTCAGCGGGGTCATCACGCCCAACGGCGTGCTGACGCAGACGACGGGGCTCTTCACGGCCGAGCAGATGGTCGCCTCGCTCCCGCTGCGCACCGAGCTCACGCCGGCGACGCGCTACGGCGACGCGATCGCGTGGGTGCTGCGGGTGCTCGGGCCGATCACGGTCGTCGCGGGCATCGCCGGGGCCCGCCGCATCCCGCGCGCGGACCGGCTCGCCGCCGCGGACGCCCCGCGCACGGCCCAGCGCGTGCGCTGA
- the tatC gene encoding twin-arginine translocase subunit TatC produces the protein MPLRQHIRELRNRVLLAAAGVVVGAAVAWLWYVPLFELLQEPVVELAAARGDLITLNFGGVATPLDLQIKVSLFAGAIVTSPWWIYQLWAFVAPGLTRRERWTTVGFVCAGVPLFLVGGALAWFLLPKAVAILSGFTPPGAANLIDAQGYLEFIMKMVLAFGIAFLLPVVMVGLNAANLVRADTWRAGWRWAVLLSFVFAAVATPTADAISMFALAIPMCALYVLALGLCVLHDRRADRRAEALTAA, from the coding sequence ATGCCGCTGCGCCAGCACATCCGCGAGCTCCGCAACCGCGTCCTGCTCGCGGCGGCCGGCGTCGTCGTCGGCGCGGCCGTCGCGTGGCTCTGGTACGTGCCCCTGTTCGAGCTGCTCCAGGAGCCGGTGGTCGAGCTCGCGGCCGCGCGCGGCGACCTCATCACGCTGAACTTCGGCGGCGTCGCCACACCGCTCGACCTGCAGATCAAGGTCTCGCTCTTCGCGGGCGCGATCGTGACCAGCCCGTGGTGGATCTACCAGCTCTGGGCGTTCGTCGCGCCGGGCCTCACGCGCCGGGAGCGCTGGACGACTGTCGGCTTCGTCTGCGCCGGGGTCCCGCTGTTCCTCGTCGGCGGCGCCCTCGCGTGGTTCCTCCTGCCCAAGGCCGTGGCCATCCTCAGCGGCTTCACGCCCCCGGGGGCCGCGAACCTCATCGACGCCCAGGGCTACCTCGAGTTCATCATGAAGATGGTGCTCGCCTTCGGCATCGCCTTCCTGCTCCCCGTCGTCATGGTCGGGCTCAACGCGGCCAACCTCGTGCGCGCCGACACCTGGCGCGCGGGCTGGCGGTGGGCGGTGCTGCTGTCCTTCGTCTTCGCGGCGGTCGCGACGCCGACCGCCGATGCGATCTCGATGTTCGCGCTCGCCATCCCCATGTGCGCGCTCTACGTCCTCGCCCTGGGCCTCTGCGTGCTGCACGACCGCAGGGCGGACCGACGGGCCGAGGCGCTCACCGCTGCCTAG
- a CDS encoding RNA polymerase-binding protein RbpA — MADRSLRGMRIGAHSMESDVGVEFAPRFQAYYDCPNGHTIILPFSAEADVPVVWECRCGEEALLRDASKPEPKAGKAPRTHWDMLLERRTVGELEELLTERLELLRAGKLRRSA; from the coding sequence ATGGCTGACCGATCACTGCGCGGTATGCGCATCGGTGCCCACAGCATGGAGTCGGACGTGGGCGTGGAGTTCGCCCCGCGGTTCCAGGCGTACTACGACTGCCCCAACGGGCACACGATCATCCTGCCCTTCTCGGCCGAGGCGGACGTGCCGGTCGTGTGGGAGTGCCGCTGCGGCGAGGAGGCCCTCCTCCGGGACGCCAGCAAGCCCGAGCCCAAGGCCGGCAAGGCGCCCCGCACCCACTGGGACATGCTGCTCGAGCGCCGCACGGTCGGAGAGCTCGAGGAGCTCCTGACCGAGCGCCTCGAGCTGCTGCGCGCCGGGAAGCTGCGCCGCTCCGCCTGA
- a CDS encoding RNA helicase has protein sequence MSSPAERYAASRRRAAFQRSELAAFAEGYPFGLDPFQLEACGALEGGRGVLVAAPTGAGKTVVGEFAVHLALQQGRKAFYTTPIKALSNQKYADLARRHGAQNVGLLTGDTTVNGDAPVVVMTTEVLRNMLYAGSRALDGLGYVAMDEVHYLADRFRGPVWEEVIIHLPDDVQLVSLSATVSNAEEFGDWLTMVRGDTAVVVSETRPVPLWQHVLAADALYDLYAGHVDPTAPGVDPPINPDLAVALRRVDRADGSRGPGDRGYRGGGRGRPQTRGAARLGARRPPPRFAVVEQLDDAALLPAIYFIFSRAGCAAAVQQCLRAGLRLTTAEQEAQIRAVVEERCAAIPRQDLAVLGFWEWSQALERGIASHHAGLLPLFKETVEELFSRGLVKVVFATETLALGINMPARSVVLEKLTKWDGSAHVDITPGEYTQLTGRAGRRGIDVEGHAVVVDHGGLDPVALAGLASRRTYPLRSSFRPTYNMAVNLVAQVGRDRAREVLETSFAQFQADRAVVGLARQAKAHAEALEGYAAAMTCHLGDFAEYADLRRKVADREQSLSREAVRARRSEVLTSLQQLRAGDVVEIPVGRRAGFAVVLDPGRDAGLDGPRPTVLTGERKVRVLSVGELAGGVRTVTRVRIPKGFAPRNPGSRRDLVSAMNTALAEPPKGGAAAERPRGRGRNGSAAADDATLADLRRRLRNHPCHGCSEREEHARWSERYHRLKREHDALVRRIDGRTSSIARIFDRICDVLTETGYLELVTDEHRTDAEAVAGPARGPARTRVTDAGQWLRRLYAESDLLVAECLRTGIWDGLDAPALAAAVSGVVFEARREERDAAPPVPGGPQGRLAQALDATVRAWSRLEDIELAHGLGATRPLDFGLVEPIHRWASGRGLATVLQGTDLAAGDFVRWCKQVVDLLDQIAQAAPTPTTRAAARRAVDQVRRGVVAYSSV, from the coding sequence ATGTCCTCCCCGGCCGAGCGGTACGCGGCGTCGCGCCGCCGGGCCGCCTTCCAGCGCAGCGAGCTCGCCGCCTTCGCCGAGGGCTACCCCTTCGGTCTGGACCCCTTCCAGCTCGAGGCCTGCGGGGCGCTCGAGGGCGGGCGCGGTGTGCTCGTCGCGGCACCGACGGGCGCCGGCAAGACGGTCGTGGGCGAGTTCGCCGTCCACCTCGCGCTCCAGCAGGGCCGCAAGGCGTTCTACACGACGCCGATCAAGGCGCTGAGCAACCAGAAGTACGCCGACCTGGCCCGGCGCCACGGGGCGCAGAACGTCGGCCTCCTCACGGGCGACACCACGGTCAACGGCGACGCCCCGGTCGTCGTCATGACGACCGAGGTGCTGCGCAACATGCTCTACGCGGGCTCCCGCGCCCTGGACGGCCTGGGCTACGTCGCGATGGACGAGGTGCACTACCTGGCCGACCGCTTCCGTGGCCCGGTCTGGGAAGAGGTGATCATCCACCTGCCCGACGACGTGCAGCTCGTCTCGCTGTCCGCCACGGTCTCCAACGCGGAGGAGTTCGGCGACTGGCTCACGATGGTCCGCGGCGACACGGCCGTCGTGGTCAGCGAGACGCGCCCCGTGCCGCTGTGGCAGCACGTCCTGGCGGCCGACGCGCTGTACGACCTCTACGCCGGCCACGTCGACCCCACGGCGCCGGGGGTGGACCCGCCCATCAACCCGGACCTCGCCGTCGCGCTGCGGCGCGTCGACCGCGCCGACGGCTCCCGCGGCCCGGGGGACCGCGGGTACCGGGGCGGGGGCCGCGGACGGCCGCAGACCCGCGGCGCCGCCCGCCTGGGAGCCCGGCGACCGCCGCCGCGGTTCGCCGTCGTCGAGCAGCTCGACGACGCCGCCCTGCTGCCCGCGATCTACTTCATCTTCTCCCGCGCGGGGTGCGCCGCCGCGGTGCAGCAGTGCCTGCGCGCCGGCCTGCGGCTCACCACGGCCGAGCAGGAGGCGCAGATCCGCGCCGTGGTCGAGGAGCGGTGCGCGGCGATCCCGCGCCAGGACCTGGCGGTGCTCGGGTTCTGGGAGTGGAGCCAGGCGCTCGAGCGGGGGATCGCCTCCCACCACGCCGGGCTCCTGCCGCTGTTCAAGGAGACGGTCGAGGAGCTGTTCTCGCGCGGCCTGGTCAAGGTCGTCTTCGCCACCGAGACCCTGGCGCTGGGCATCAACATGCCGGCCCGGTCGGTCGTGCTGGAGAAGCTGACCAAGTGGGACGGCTCCGCGCACGTCGACATCACGCCGGGGGAGTACACCCAGCTCACCGGACGCGCCGGGCGCCGGGGCATCGACGTCGAGGGGCATGCCGTCGTCGTGGACCACGGCGGGCTCGACCCCGTGGCGCTGGCAGGGCTGGCGTCGCGCCGGACCTACCCGCTGCGCTCGAGCTTCCGGCCCACCTACAACATGGCCGTCAACCTCGTCGCCCAGGTCGGACGCGACCGCGCGCGCGAGGTGCTCGAGACGAGCTTCGCGCAGTTCCAGGCCGACCGCGCCGTCGTCGGCCTGGCACGCCAGGCGAAGGCCCACGCCGAGGCGCTCGAGGGCTACGCCGCAGCGATGACGTGCCACCTCGGCGACTTCGCGGAGTACGCGGACCTGCGCCGCAAGGTCGCGGACCGGGAGCAGTCGCTGTCCCGCGAGGCCGTCCGGGCCCGGAGGTCCGAGGTGCTGACCAGCCTGCAGCAGCTGCGCGCGGGCGACGTCGTGGAGATCCCGGTCGGACGCCGGGCAGGCTTCGCGGTCGTGCTCGACCCCGGGCGGGACGCGGGCCTCGACGGCCCGCGGCCCACCGTCCTGACGGGGGAGCGGAAGGTGCGCGTGCTGAGCGTCGGGGAGCTCGCGGGCGGGGTGCGCACCGTGACACGCGTGCGCATCCCCAAGGGCTTCGCGCCGCGCAACCCCGGGTCCCGGCGAGACCTGGTCTCGGCGATGAACACCGCCCTCGCCGAACCGCCGAAGGGCGGCGCCGCCGCGGAGCGCCCGCGGGGCCGGGGGAGGAACGGCTCGGCCGCCGCGGACGACGCGACCCTCGCCGACCTCCGACGGCGGCTGCGCAACCACCCCTGCCACGGCTGCTCCGAGCGCGAGGAGCACGCCCGGTGGTCCGAGCGGTACCACCGGCTCAAGCGCGAGCACGACGCGCTCGTGCGCCGGATCGACGGCCGCACGAGCTCGATCGCGCGCATCTTCGACCGGATCTGCGACGTGCTCACCGAGACCGGCTACCTGGAGCTGGTGACCGACGAGCACCGGACGGACGCCGAGGCGGTGGCCGGCCCCGCGCGGGGACCGGCCCGCACGCGCGTGACCGACGCCGGGCAGTGGCTGCGGCGGCTGTACGCGGAGAGCGACCTCCTGGTCGCGGAGTGCCTGCGCACCGGCATCTGGGACGGGCTCGACGCGCCGGCGCTCGCCGCGGCCGTCTCGGGCGTCGTCTTCGAGGCGCGGCGCGAGGAGCGGGACGCGGCACCTCCCGTGCCCGGTGGACCGCAGGGCAGGCTCGCCCAGGCGCTCGACGCCACGGTGCGCGCCTGGTCGCGGCTCGAGGACATCGAGCTCGCGCACGGGCTCGGCGCCACCCGTCCGCTGGACTTCGGGCTCGTCGAGCCGATCCATCGCTGGGCGAGCGGCCGAGGGCTGGCGACGGTGCTCCAGGGCACGGACCTGGCCGCCGGCGACTTCGTGCGGTGGTGCAAGCAGGTGGTCGACCTGCTCGACCAGATCGCCCAGGCGGCGCCGACGCCGACGACCCGCGCCGCCGCCCGGCGCGCCGTCGACCAGGTACGCCGGGGGGTCGTCGCGTACAGCTCCGTCTGA